From Lonchura striata isolate bLonStr1 chromosome 3, bLonStr1.mat, whole genome shotgun sequence, one genomic window encodes:
- the LPIN1 gene encoding phosphatidate phosphatase LPIN1 isoform X2: MNYVGQLAGQVFVTVKELYKGLNPATLSGCIDIIVVRQPDGNLQCSPFHVRFGKMGVLRSREKVVDIEINGEAVDLHMKLGDNGEAFFVQETDNDQEVIPYHLSTSPILSEGTALMESQLKRNSIDRIRNLDTNASSQVPPQTHGSQPSTETSPVCSSVKKRRKKRRKSTHKIDSLKREDTHGDTSEDEDLFPIEISSEEEKEPLDNSRIPVPDVFVDDVSDIKAPSVSVLSQSAPYPHSDGEWSPLQSPSDSRPPTPQSDSELVSKPTDRSGLKNNPHMHWAWGELPQAAKASSLLKAKEPSMVDANPSESTHFRVIQSSPVEEFNTVSPLPALGQADAAIADESEPLPAETNKPETELPGAAEPPLPANEEIKQAAACSAQPTGKTDSPSRKKDKRSRHLGADGVYLDDLTDMDPEVAALYFPKNGDNAQSKSMADVGPRPSSHSPQSVGSSGVDSGAESTSDGVRDLPSIAISLCGGLTENKEITKEEFLEHAVTYQQFVDNPAIIDDPNLVVKIGNKYYNWTTAGPLLLAMQAFQKPLPKYSCLSYFRAALDTIRFCFSRIYGPQTATVESIMRDKMPKKGGRWWFSWRGRNSTIKEETKPEQGMSESGLTEDSSQMSRANRIKDESSSSDEDPRAAKQNLGSLQTNSSHLSLLSGISYKKSLRLTSDQLKSLKLKNGPNDVTFSVTTQYQGTCRCEGTIYLWNWDDKVVISDIDGTITRSDTLGHILPTLGKDWTHQGIAKLYHKVSQNGYKFLYCSARAIGMAGMTRGYLHWVNERGTVLPQGPVLLSPSSLFSALHREVIEKKPEKFKVQCLTDIKNLFYPNTEPFYAAFGNRPADVYSYKQVGVSLNRIFTVNPKGELIQEHAKTNISSYVRLCEVVDHIFPLLKRSHSSDFPCSDTYSQFTYWREPLPPFETQDVHPASS; this comes from the exons GTTGACATAGAAATTAATGGAGAGGCTGTAGATTTGCACATGAAACTGGGAGACAATGGGGAGGCCTTTTTTGTGCAGGAGACAGATAATGATCAG gaggTAATTCCTTATCATCTCTCCACATCTCCAATTCTGTCTGAGGGGACTGCCTTAATGGAATCCCAGCTGAAGAGGAATTCCATAGACAGGATACGAAACCTGGACACCAATGCATCTTCACAagtcccaccccaaacccatgGATCCCAGCCTTCTACTGAAACATCTCCAGTCTGTAGCTCTgtgaaaaaaaggaggaagaagaggaggaagtcAACTCATAAAATAGACAGCTTAAAAAGAGAAGACACACATGGAGACACATCAGAAGATGAAGACTTGTTTCCCATAGAGATTagctcagaggaagaaaaagagccATTGGACAATTCAAG GATCCCTGTTCCAGATGTGTTTGTTGATGATGTATCTGACATAAAGGCTCCTTCAGTTTCTGTGCTTTCTCAGTCTGCACCTTACCCTCATTCAGATGGAGAATGGTCACCTCTTCAAAG cccATCAGACTCACGTCCTCCTACTCCTCAAAGTGACTCAGAATTAGTCAGTAAACCCACAGACAGAAGTGGACTGAAGAATAATCCCCATATGCACTGGGCATGGGGAGAGCTACCCCAGGCTGCAAAG GCCAGTTCTCTGCTCAAAGCAAAGGAACCCAGCATGGTAGATGCAAATCCTTCTGAAAGCACTCACTTTCGGGTCATCCAAAGCTCTCCTGTAGAGGAGTTTAACACAGTGTCTCCTCTACCTGCCCTTGGACAAGCAGATGCAGCAATTGCTGATGAAAGTGAGCCCTTACCAGCTGAGACAAATAAGCCAGAgacagagctgccaggagcagctgaacCCCCATTGCCtgcaaatgaagaaataaagcaaGCTGCAGCTTGCTCAGCCCAACCCACTGGCAAGACGGATTCCCCTTCCAGAAAGAAAG ACAAACGGAGTCGGCATCTTGGTGCTGATGGTGTCTATTTAGATGACCTCACTGACATGGATCCAGAAGTTGCTGCACTTTATTTCCCCAAAAA tgggGATAATGCCCAAAGCAAGAGCATGGCTGACGTGGGGCCACGGCCGTCCAGCCACTCTCCGCAGTCTGTCGGGAGCTCTGGTGTTGACAGTGGGGCTGAAAGCACCTCGGATGGAGTTCGGGATTTGCCCTCCATCGCCATTTCTCTCTGCGGAGGCCTTACTGAGAACAAAGAGATAACCAAAG AAGAGTTCTTAGAACATGCAGTAACGTATCAGCAGTTTGTGGACAATCCTGCTATCATTGATGACCCTAACCTTGTGGTTAAGATTGGAAATAA GTACTACAACTGGACGACAGCTGGTCCCCTTCTACTGGCAATGCAGGCATTCCAGAAACCCTTGCCAAAG TATTCATGCTTAAGTTActtcagagcagctctggatACCATTAGATTTTGCTTTAGTAGAATTTATGGTCCACAGACA GCAACTGTGGAATCTATAATGAGGGACAAGATGCCAAAGAAAGGTGGAAGATGGTGGTTTTCATGGCGAGGGAGGAACAGCACTATTAAAGAG GAAACAAAGCCAGAGCAAGGTATGAGTGAGAGTGGACTTACAGAAGACTCTTCACAGATGAGCAGGGCAAACAG AATAAAAGATGAATCTTCTTCAAGCGATGAAGACCCTAGAGCTGCCAAACAAAACCTCGGGTCATTACAAACCAACTCCAGTCATCTCTCGTTATTGTCTGGAATCAGTTACAAAAAATCACTTCGCCTCACTTCTGACCAACTT AAAAGCTTAAAGCTCAAGAATGGCCCCAATGATGTGACCTTTAGTGTTACAACCCAGTATCAAGGCACTTGCCGCTGTGAAGGTACCATTTACCTATGGAATTGGGATGATAAAGTTGTTATTTCTGATATTGATGGAACAATCACACG GTCAGATACTTTAGGTCATATTTTGCCAACTCTTGGCAAAGACTGGACACACCAAGGGATTGCGAAGTTGTACCATAAAGTGAGCCA AAATGGATATAAATTTTTGTACTGCTCAGCACGAGCTATTGGAATGGCAGGCATGACCAGAGGATACTTGCACTGGGTCAATGAAAGAGGAACTGTGCTGCCTCAGGGGCCAGTTTTGCTGAGTCCAAGCAGCCTATTCTCAGCTCTTCACAG ggaGGTCATagaaaagaaaccagaaaaatttAAAGTTCAGTGTTTGACAGACATCAAGAATTTGTTTTATCCTAACACAGAACCCTTTTATGCTGCTTTTGGAAACAGACCTGCT GATGTTTATTCATACAAACAAGTCGGGGTTTCTTTAAACAGAATATTTACAGTTAATCCCAAAGGAGAACTTATACAAGAGCATGCAAAAACAAACATCTCATC ctaTGTCCGACTCTGTGAAGTGGTAGACCATATTTTCCCTTTGCTGAAAAGAAGTCATTCTTCAGACTTCCCATGTTCTGACACCTACAGCCAGTTCACCTACTGGAGAGAACCTCTGCCTCCATTTGAAACTCAGGATGTACATCCAGCCTCATCTTAA